The genomic region CCGGGAACAATAGTCTTTGAAGCAGGTCAACATATAGGAAAGACGATCACGGGAATCATTCTGAAAGCTGTTTTCATAAAGAACATTTTCAGTTTTTACCGGAAGTCCGCCGTCGGCATAGCGATACCGGTTGATTTCCTGAGCAGGCTTTCCCCTGCACCAGGAAAGGAGCGCAAGTGCGCTGCGGAAGAGCAGCAGAACCTTGCGGCGTCCTACCTCGGATTCATATCCTCCGAATAAGGATATAGGCATATTGTGCGTATAAAAATACTTCTGAATATGGGCAATCGTATCCGTCACCCGCCTTTCATTCATAAAATCCAGAAGCATGTCATGCAGTTCCGCACGCATTTCCTGTTCCTGCTCGTCCGTCTTTTCCAAGATATGACGTTGCAGATCGGAAAGTCTGCCCTGAGCGTTATTTTTTCCCCAGCCGCTTTCCTGAAGAAAAGGCAAAAATGTTCGCCATCCTTCCTGAGTCATAAGAAGAGAAAGAAGTACAAGTACGACATATTCCGAAGAGGTGTATGAATCCAGAGTCCAGGTATTCAATACGCTCTTGATTTCTTTAATCACACCAAGAGAAACCCCGGTTTTACTCACCATGAAGCAGAAAGGCAACGGCCATATCGTTATTTTGCCGTCGACTTCTGAAACTCTGACCATTTCCGGAAATTCCTCCTGAAGGAACCCATAGAAAAGCTGAATTGCGTTTTTCCACACGTCATCATTATGATGCTCCAGAACATAAGCCCAGGCCCATGTGGATTCGATAAACTTCTGAACCTCCGTCAGTTTTCTTTCCTGGCCGTTTTTCATGACTGGAGCATGCAGCAGGGCGTTTATCAAAAAAGCCTGTTCCGCAGGATGAAAATCTCCCAGACATTTCGGGCAAAAAGCTCCCTTCCGCAAAAGTGCGGCTGCACAGGTACTGGTTTCAGGCAGACTCAGCATCTGCACGACCTGACGACATTCCTTGGAGTACTCCCAATATACCCTCTGCCATCGGGGGGGCCTCTGTCCGCACAGGACTATGGTCGGCGTCACGGAGGCGCTGCTTACGCCGTATCTTCCCACTCTTCCGGTAATATTGTGCATTTCAAAGGAAGAAAGATACGTAAAGTCGAGTTCTCCCCATTTGTCCTTAAACCTCGGCCACCGGAGATTGCCGAGAATCAGCAGATCGGCGGGCAGGTTGACTCCGTACATGATGGTACTGGTTGCAAAGGTAATAATGGGGATACCGGGACGGGCTCTCATGGATTTATACTGCGCCGTGGACATGGTGCGTGCTTTCTGCCCCATATCGGAAAAATTGAAAAAAATTCCCTTGCGAGCACACTGGATAAGCTCGTTGCAGCAGATGTCCTGAAATCCCTCCCTGTGCAGACTTTCATAAAAGTCTGACAACCATGCCTCATCACAGAACATCTCGGGTCTGCCGGAGCAAAGTTTCTGGGCCAGAGATATCATGAAAAACTGCGTATAGGAAACATAGAGAACCTTTTCGTGTCCCCACATCCATTCCTGCAGCCAGTTGTTCATGTTTTTTTTCCCGGAAAGAAGACACACCTGCCACTTTCGGTTCATCATGCCGTCCATCTGTCTCTGCTGCGACAATCCAAAGTACAGCGGCAATGACGAACCTTTTCTCGAAACATATTGATACCAGGTGCTTACAGGAATAAATCGCCTTTTATCCGTAAGCACGACAGGAGGCCTTTTTTTCGGACTGCCGGATCGGGACGGCAGAATATCCATGCTGAGCTGCCGTTCAAGTTGAAAAGCTTCCGTCGTGCATATGACAAGACGCAGCAGATCTTTTTTCCGACTGAGAGCGACACGGTTTGCCGCTTCCCGGCAAAGACCGGTTAAAAGTACGTCAAGAACACCGCCCCGCTGGGGATCGCAGATCATCTGCACTTCATCCACCATAACGCAGGTGAGTACCGAGCACAGCGTTTTTTCATGAAAAAAATTGTTGAGTTTTTCATAAACGATAAAAAGCGCTTGGAATGCTCCATCCCTGATGCGCTCATCATGTTCGATACGTTCCCCGGTGGAAATCACAACGCCGTCGGGATCCAGGAACTCAAACCCTTCACGTCCCGCCAAGCCTTCCACCATGGCCCTGAACGTGGCGTAGGCTTCCTCCACCAGCATACGGGTAGGTCCCATATATACCACATGCGGGGTCGATTCATACAGCAGGTTATGAAGCAGGATCAGATAGCCCAGCGTACTCTTCCCCGTTCCTGCAACACCCTGAAGAACAATATGAGCAAGATGCTCCCTATCTCCAATATGCGTCCCGGGGAAAAGCATCTGCACAACATCAGGGGTAAACGCCTGCTCAAGCAGGCTGCCGGAAAGAATGGCCGGCACCTTTGCCATTACTTCAGGAAGCTCTTCCGCTCCCGTTACCCTTTTGAAGACCTGCTTCCAGGTCAGGTGTGAAAAAGCGGCATTACCGCTGCCTTTTTCCCCGGCGAAAAAATGGTCCAATGCCACAAGGTGAAGCGCTCCGGCCACATCTTCCATCCAGTTCTTTCCGGACGGCAAAGGCATACAGCGGCTGCTGAAGTCCCTTCTCTCCTGCAGACGGCACAGACGATCCTCAAAGGAAAGGGAAAGGTTCCGAAGATCTTCCAGAGAAGAAAAACGGTCTTTCCTCAGCACTTCAGGCAGATCTTCACCACAGGCGTATATCAGCGCCCGGTCATTTTCCCCATAACGTCTATGCCAGTATTTCAGCAGCTCCGGCCGGCGCATGGGTGCGGGAACTTCGTTGCCGAAAGCGGCAAAGAGAACGGTAAGATCATCCATGCCGTCCAGAGAACGATATTCGGCAAGCAGGCGCAACGGCAGAAGAAAAGGGCATCGCTCCAGATGAGAAAGAAGGTCGTCTTCTCCCCCGTTCAAAAGCGTTCCGACCTTCAGAACAAGATCTCTGTCCTTTTTTAATACGGACCGCACAAGACTCCAGAACACATTTCCGTCACTTTTTTCCTCCACCTCTCGTAAATGTAAGGTAAAAGAAACACGGTTCGGATTGGACTCCATCTTCAGGCAGGGGCCGTCCGGCTGTCGCGGGGGTACAGTGCAACAGCGTATGAGAGGACTTCCCTCTTCAGGATATAAGGGAAATGCAAAATACATACTTTCTCCACCTTATTGTTTATCGGGGAAGAATGCTTCCTCCATCTGAAGAACGCCCTGCAGCACCTCACCGGGAAGATAGTCCCTCAGATCCTTGATGGCATCATCCGTGTCGCCTATGAGCTGCTGAATACGGAAAAACCTTTTTCCCGCCTTCTTCTGTCTGGAAAGCCATTCATAGATGTTCTCCACGCCCATATTCCTCGGATCCATCATGCGCAGGATCAGCATGGCGCTCATAATGCCGACGGCAGGTACGTCGGGATCGGGCAGGTCATGACAATTTTTCCACGGCATCCATACGCAGAGAACGTCTTTCCCCTTCAGGGAACTGATGTACTTGACAAGCGCTTCCTGTCCCTCCTTTATGAAGGAAACATTCAGAATGGACAGAACCAGTTCTCGGGCAACACCGTTCTGCCGGATGACGAGTTCTCTCCCATCATTCGTGACTCTGCAGTCAAAACCATTACCGGAAACGATATCCCTCAGAGCACCGGCGACCTTGTCATTGGAAGCTGTTTCGGGGTTTTTCAGACAGGATTTCAAGCTCTTCCATGCATTCTGTGCAGCCATATTGCCCCGTTTCATGAGTATCCAGCCGAAGTCCTCGGCAGCTCTCAGATAATAGAGCTCGGCATTTCTCTTGAGCTTATCAAAGTCCTGCACATTAAGAAGTCTTATCCCCCTTTCTTGAGCATATTCCATAAAGGAAAGCTGCATGACCTTCTTCAGGGTGATGGCATGAAGGCGCATGTATTTAAGCACTTCCGTTCTTGAAATACGCGCATTCCCCATACCCATAAGGGGAATGCAGTCCCGGGGGACGCCGTAGCGCATCCGCAATGCCAGGTTCTGCAGGGCGCCCTCATGCTCGGGGCATAATTTCACCCCTTCGGTTTTGCTGAAAAAGCGCAGGCACAAAATACAGAGCCAGCTGGCGCGGTCGCCGTAACGGGAGGAAAAACTGAGCGAGAAATCCGCCATGCCCTCATAGGGTGAAGCAAGCTTCTGTATCTCGTCGGAAGAGGCTCCGCGTACCCAGCGCAGCAGCGCGGCCAGAAGCCGGAAAAAACTGCTGCGTCGCGCGGCATGACTGAGCGGCTCACTCTGCTTTTTGTCGGAAAGCTCCAGATTCCCACAGCACTTTTCCAGATACTCATCAATCGTCTTCAGCAGCTGCTCAACGGGAAGAGACTCGTCAAGCAGTTTCAGCTCTCCCGCAAGAGCGCGCCTGGCCCAGTCCTCACTTTCCGGAGAAACGGAAACGGTGAATTTGCCCGCCTGCTGATCAAACCTGCGGATAAGCTCCCACAACTCCCCTACGGGAAGCATTCCCACAAGAAGCAGTTCCACCGGCAGCTTTCTGTAAACATCCAGCCTGCTGATACGCTCCAGCCACCGGATCATCGGCTGGATGGCCTTCCAGCTGGTGCCCGTATCAATAAGGGCGGAAGCAAGCTCCGTACAACTGAAGCTTCCGTTCTCTTCGCAGACAAGCTTGTTCTTTTCAAATCCCGGCGCATGGGCAATAAGCTCGTAGAGCTTCTGCAGAACTTTTTCCATCTCATCGTTCTCTACATCCTGCCTGTACCGCTGATACCAGCCGAAGAAGGAACGGGAGAGATGGGCACGCACATGACGCGGCGCAGCCATATTTCTTTCCTTCCGGGCAACAGTAAAACGCAGAGCGTCCAGTGAGGAACGGAACGTCGGAAAGGCGATGTCGTCCAACGCTTCGACGGCATCCCTTTCGGGCATGAGATTGAAAAAATCCTGCTCATTGAAGGTCTGCGGACGGAATTCATCATCATCGTTCTCATAGAGCTTCAATGCTTCGGAAAGTTCCTGCTCCGCCCGGGCGGCGTCCTGCTCCATGGAAACAATATAGGCACACTGATGCGCGGAAGAATTTTTTCCCAGGCGTCCCACGCGCCCGAGCAGGTTGAAAAACACGTTCTTTTTAAGAATATTTCCTTCAAGATCACGGATATAGGTAAGATACACGGCATCGGCCGGAAGATTGACGCCGTAGGCCAGTGCTTCCGTCGTCAGCAGAACCTGCGTTTTTTTCTCACTTCCTCCGCCGTCCTCTCGGAAGGCCTCCGCCATGACTTCGCGCAGGTCGTAATCCATGGGAGAGTAATAGACAAAAATACCGGCATGAGCTCCCTTCCAGAGCTTTTCCCTCTCCTCGGTGCTGACAAGGCTGACGGCAAGTTTTTCATGAATCCTGTCCAGCGTCTCTTCATCGCAATATGCCGTGCCCTTACTTTCCCCCGCATCCTTACTTTCCCCCGCATCCTTACTTTTCTGATTAGCCTCGCCGTCCGTCCACTTCACGTTTCCCTGTTTGCGGGAATCAATCAGTTCTTCCATGACGGAGTATATGTGTGCGATGGAATTAAAGACGGCGAGCACCTTGGCATGAGGTTTTTTATCCGGACCGCGTTTCTCAAGCATATCGACATAGCGGAAAGGCTCGTTGTCCTCTTCCTTATACTTTCTGACAAGCTGCTGAACCAGCGTTCTGCCTTTGAAGTGGGAAAGAACGGGTACCTGCTGACTGTCAAACACGGCGATCCGGCTCTCACAGTGCCCAAGAAGCAG from Mailhella massiliensis harbors:
- a CDS encoding DEAD/DEAH box helicase, with the translated sequence MYFAFPLYPEEGSPLIRCCTVPPRQPDGPCLKMESNPNRVSFTLHLREVEEKSDGNVFWSLVRSVLKKDRDLVLKVGTLLNGGEDDLLSHLERCPFLLPLRLLAEYRSLDGMDDLTVLFAAFGNEVPAPMRRPELLKYWHRRYGENDRALIYACGEDLPEVLRKDRFSSLEDLRNLSLSFEDRLCRLQERRDFSSRCMPLPSGKNWMEDVAGALHLVALDHFFAGEKGSGNAAFSHLTWKQVFKRVTGAEELPEVMAKVPAILSGSLLEQAFTPDVVQMLFPGTHIGDREHLAHIVLQGVAGTGKSTLGYLILLHNLLYESTPHVVYMGPTRMLVEEAYATFRAMVEGLAGREGFEFLDPDGVVISTGERIEHDERIRDGAFQALFIVYEKLNNFFHEKTLCSVLTCVMVDEVQMICDPQRGGVLDVLLTGLCREAANRVALSRKKDLLRLVICTTEAFQLERQLSMDILPSRSGSPKKRPPVVLTDKRRFIPVSTWYQYVSRKGSSLPLYFGLSQQRQMDGMMNRKWQVCLLSGKKNMNNWLQEWMWGHEKVLYVSYTQFFMISLAQKLCSGRPEMFCDEAWLSDFYESLHREGFQDICCNELIQCARKGIFFNFSDMGQKARTMSTAQYKSMRARPGIPIITFATSTIMYGVNLPADLLILGNLRWPRFKDKWGELDFTYLSSFEMHNITGRVGRYGVSSASVTPTIVLCGQRPPRWQRVYWEYSKECRQVVQMLSLPETSTCAAALLRKGAFCPKCLGDFHPAEQAFLINALLHAPVMKNGQERKLTEVQKFIESTWAWAYVLEHHNDDVWKNAIQLFYGFLQEEFPEMVRVSEVDGKITIWPLPFCFMVSKTGVSLGVIKEIKSVLNTWTLDSYTSSEYVVLVLLSLLMTQEGWRTFLPFLQESGWGKNNAQGRLSDLQRHILEKTDEQEQEMRAELHDMLLDFMNERRVTDTIAHIQKYFYTHNMPISLFGGYESEVGRRKVLLLFRSALALLSWCRGKPAQEINRYRYADGGLPVKTENVLYENSFQNDSRDRLSYMLTCFKDYCSRNSDYGHWENAVEQARLALLQVQSL
- a CDS encoding DEAD/DEAH box helicase codes for the protein MSIRLYFPTIGKDSEPNILWQLSSCEDGQPGEIYLDKELCDIPDRNKTFWNPIKRAAECGAVRLTARGVKGVDYKEKLAGSSASGCAEFFRQYDCNGSKKNLNVAVSIHSECWNDAEQVSDVKAKIEFCRKEGMDLLLLPEKNFPGDIEATRLSDMDGVPENMSDRNMLILLAGEGWTKQLARLLEVPPRGERETTADEQTSHEDTRRLYEIYLEALSSGEEGEEMTMLREIFRQSHVDDREMKENTFPSKALDGEDEDGRPCRDIVFQRGSAKKPHLLFVGSTSTGKTTLAKALLLNALFMGVKAVYISPTRALVYEVYEDFMRMLKDMRQAAEKLGSDYRNLLEYFIHSETDDGWILCSTGERGEQDGQILRDEYRIIFSVYEKANLFMNIMLDKAADRQPGLIVIDELHMLMDEQRGGILDLFMAKVQDSARPARIIGITTEKEGAATLREFLHTAGEGDAQRRPAPSIISIPYRPCAVEHYLLLGHCESRIAVFDSQQVPVLSHFKGRTLVQQLVRKYKEEDNEPFRYVDMLEKRGPDKKPHAKVLAVFNSIAHIYSVMEELIDSRKQGNVKWTDGEANQKSKDAGESKDAGESKGTAYCDEETLDRIHEKLAVSLVSTEEREKLWKGAHAGIFVYYSPMDYDLREVMAEAFREDGGGSEKKTQVLLTTEALAYGVNLPADAVYLTYIRDLEGNILKKNVFFNLLGRVGRLGKNSSAHQCAYIVSMEQDAARAEQELSEALKLYENDDDEFRPQTFNEQDFFNLMPERDAVEALDDIAFPTFRSSLDALRFTVARKERNMAAPRHVRAHLSRSFFGWYQRYRQDVENDEMEKVLQKLYELIAHAPGFEKNKLVCEENGSFSCTELASALIDTGTSWKAIQPMIRWLERISRLDVYRKLPVELLLVGMLPVGELWELIRRFDQQAGKFTVSVSPESEDWARRALAGELKLLDESLPVEQLLKTIDEYLEKCCGNLELSDKKQSEPLSHAARRSSFFRLLAALLRWVRGASSDEIQKLASPYEGMADFSLSFSSRYGDRASWLCILCLRFFSKTEGVKLCPEHEGALQNLALRMRYGVPRDCIPLMGMGNARISRTEVLKYMRLHAITLKKVMQLSFMEYAQERGIRLLNVQDFDKLKRNAELYYLRAAEDFGWILMKRGNMAAQNAWKSLKSCLKNPETASNDKVAGALRDIVSGNGFDCRVTNDGRELVIRQNGVARELVLSILNVSFIKEGQEALVKYISSLKGKDVLCVWMPWKNCHDLPDPDVPAVGIMSAMLILRMMDPRNMGVENIYEWLSRQKKAGKRFFRIQQLIGDTDDAIKDLRDYLPGEVLQGVLQMEEAFFPDKQ